A portion of the Sulfurospirillum diekertiae genome contains these proteins:
- a CDS encoding amino acid permease — protein sequence MHAKGLSRGLKNRHVQLIALGGAIGTGLFLGVSTTVQLTGPAVLLGYALGGFIAFMIMRQLGEMVVEEPVAGSFSHFANKYWHPFAGFASGWNYWILYVLVGMAELTAIGTFVHFWLPNVPTWASAAFFFVLVNLVNLVNVRIYGEFEFWFSIIKVVAIISMIAFGSYLLISGNGGETAHFSNLWALEGGFFPHGIKGFLMAMVFIMFSFGGLELIGIAAAETDDPSHTIPRATNQVIYRILIFYIGALAVLLSLMPWMNMTKDVTPFVMVFSSLNENFVAHVLNAIVLTAALSVYNSGVYSNSRMLFGLAAQGNAPKMLMKLNDKGVPVNAVLFSALITGTCVALNYFMPEDAFKFLMALVVSALVVNWFMISFAHLKFRYAKIKEGVVPKFKAFWFPIGNIICILFFAMILIIMLFIDGINISVYLIPAWIALLAVGYKLSRK from the coding sequence ATGCACGCAAAAGGGCTTTCACGAGGTCTTAAAAATAGACACGTCCAACTTATTGCATTGGGCGGGGCTATTGGAACAGGCTTGTTTTTGGGGGTTTCTACAACCGTACAACTTACAGGTCCAGCGGTACTTTTAGGGTATGCGTTGGGTGGATTTATTGCATTTATGATTATGCGTCAACTGGGCGAAATGGTCGTCGAAGAGCCCGTAGCTGGTTCATTTAGCCATTTTGCGAACAAATACTGGCATCCGTTTGCGGGCTTTGCATCGGGGTGGAACTATTGGATACTCTATGTTTTAGTGGGTATGGCAGAACTGACCGCCATCGGTACGTTTGTACACTTTTGGTTGCCCAATGTTCCAACATGGGCGTCAGCGGCATTTTTCTTTGTTTTGGTCAATCTCGTAAACCTTGTAAATGTTCGCATTTACGGTGAATTTGAGTTTTGGTTTTCCATCATCAAAGTAGTGGCGATTATCTCAATGATAGCATTTGGTAGTTATCTGCTGATCAGTGGAAACGGTGGTGAGACAGCTCATTTTAGTAATCTTTGGGCATTAGAGGGTGGCTTTTTCCCTCATGGTATCAAAGGCTTTTTAATGGCGATGGTCTTCATCATGTTCTCCTTTGGTGGACTTGAACTCATCGGTATTGCAGCCGCAGAAACGGATGATCCAAGTCATACGATTCCAAGAGCGACCAATCAAGTCATTTATCGTATTCTCATCTTTTACATCGGCGCACTTGCTGTGCTTCTTTCCCTCATGCCGTGGATGAATATGACCAAAGATGTGACGCCTTTTGTGATGGTATTTAGCAGTTTAAATGAGAATTTTGTCGCGCATGTGCTCAATGCCATTGTTCTTACGGCTGCACTTTCTGTTTATAACAGTGGCGTTTACTCCAACTCACGTATGCTGTTTGGCTTAGCGGCACAGGGTAATGCTCCTAAGATGCTCATGAAATTGAACGATAAAGGTGTTCCCGTCAATGCCGTGCTTTTCTCCGCACTTATTACGGGTACGTGTGTTGCGCTAAACTATTTCATGCCCGAAGATGCGTTTAAATTTTTGATGGCGTTGGTGGTTTCAGCGTTGGTCGTCAACTGGTTTATGATCAGCTTCGCGCACCTCAAATTTCGTTATGCGAAGATCAAAGAGGGTGTTGTGCCTAAGTTTAAAGCATTTTGGTTCCCGATTGGCAATATTATCTGCATTCTTTTCTTTGCAATGATCTTGATCATTATGCTCTTCATCGATGGTATTAACATCTCTGTGTATCTCATTCCAGCGTGGATTGCACTCCTTGCTGTTGGCTACAAACTCTCTCGTAAATAA
- a CDS encoding sulfite exporter TauE/SafE family protein has product MFVGLAFFGVLVGFSSGFFGIGGGTILVPALIYLGYDIKMAIGISVMQMIFSSMFGSYVNYKGGVLQLNSGIFLGFGALFGAALSGFIVNALPQIALLIMFAATLLMSIYKFFTAPLIPKSEPNESKFLLFVVGVVIGAIAISTGTGGAIFLTPVLVGFMNWDIKKAVGTTLFFIIFGSISGFVSLASHGLVDYSAGVAVGIGSLIGVYFGVKLSHRVEKKVQKRALLILYVIMFVLTINKILSEMNVL; this is encoded by the coding sequence ATGTTTGTTGGACTCGCATTTTTTGGTGTTTTGGTGGGATTTTCATCGGGATTTTTTGGCATAGGTGGTGGTACCATTTTAGTACCAGCATTGATCTATCTTGGCTATGATATTAAAATGGCAATTGGTATTTCTGTCATGCAGATGATTTTTAGTTCCATGTTTGGTTCGTATGTCAATTACAAAGGTGGCGTACTTCAACTGAACAGCGGCATTTTTTTAGGATTTGGTGCTCTTTTTGGTGCGGCACTGAGTGGTTTCATTGTCAATGCTCTGCCCCAAATTGCCCTTTTAATAATGTTTGCCGCCACTCTTTTGATGTCAATTTATAAATTTTTTACAGCGCCCCTTATTCCTAAAAGTGAACCTAATGAATCAAAATTCCTCCTTTTTGTAGTGGGTGTAGTCATTGGTGCGATAGCCATTAGTACCGGTACAGGAGGTGCTATTTTTTTAACGCCTGTTCTTGTAGGCTTTATGAACTGGGATATTAAAAAAGCGGTTGGAACGACGCTTTTCTTCATTATTTTTGGCTCAATTTCTGGCTTTGTGAGTCTTGCATCGCATGGTTTAGTCGATTATAGTGCAGGAGTTGCCGTGGGTATTGGCTCTTTAATTGGAGTCTATTTTGGGGTGAAGTTATCCCATCGCGTGGAGAAGAAGGTGCAAAAGCGCGCTCTTCTGATCTTGTATGTCATTATGTTTGTATTAACGATTAATAAAATTTTGAGCGAGATGAATGTCCTATGA
- the uvrA gene encoding excinuclease ABC subunit UvrA produces MIKIYGARENNLKNINLEIPKNKLVVFTGLSGSGKSTLAFDTLYAEGQRRYIESLSSYARQFLDRVGKPDVDKIEGLTPAIAIDQKTTSKNPRSTVGTITEIYDYLRLLYARVGKQHCHLCGKEISQMSVADIIEQVLKLPPETKLSILAPLVREKKGSFADMIESLRHKGYVRALIDGVMVRLDEEVELLKTKKHTIKVIIDRVVVRDENRDRIATDIEKALLESYGEVELDISNAEEVGLTTSHIHYSEHLACFDCKISFEPLEPLSFSFNSPKGACPTCDGLGIRYTLDLKKIINEHVSIEEGAIKIFYGFNKSFYAKFLQAFCEAAGINTKIPYEELEEFQQKAILHGGVEDATFFWKKHKLTRKWEGVIKIAYDMLKDEKELGDYMSEKTCDTCGGYRLKKESLAVRLAKKNIADILEFPIDQCLAFFQDEKNFASMKPQQKMISEPILKEIKERLFFLFDVGLGYISLGRDARTISGGEAQRIRIASQIGSGLTGVMYVLDEPSIGLHERDTLKLIRTLRSLQKKGNSVIVVEHDKETIKTADFIVDIGPGAGKFGGEVVFQGTNEELLKSNTLTAQYLNGTKVIHYRKNRKQERWIELNHVTINNIQNLDVKIPLGNLVAITGVSGSGKSSLILQTLLPVAKEYLNRAKKVNKVAGVECIGLDQLDKVIYLDQSPIGRTPRSNPATYTGVMDEIRALFAKTKEAQIRGYNVGRFSFNVKGGRCEKCQGDGEIKIEMHFLPDIMVKCDVCKGQRYNAQTLEIKYKGKSISDVLNMSVDEAYDFFKAIPKINQKIQTLSDVGLGYITLGQNAVTLSGGEAQRIKLAKELSKKDTGNTLYVLDEPTTGLHFADVDRLVKVLHHLTDMGNSVLVIEHNMDVIKNADYMIDMGPDGGSYGGRIIAVGTPLEVARDASKTESYTGKFLAQELASEKKS; encoded by the coding sequence ATGATAAAAATTTACGGTGCTAGAGAAAATAATCTTAAAAATATCAATTTAGAAATTCCCAAAAATAAACTTGTGGTCTTTACAGGCTTAAGTGGGAGTGGTAAAAGTACCTTGGCGTTTGATACGCTTTATGCGGAAGGTCAACGTCGTTATATCGAATCTCTCTCTTCGTATGCACGACAATTTTTAGATCGTGTGGGAAAACCTGATGTCGATAAAATCGAAGGCTTAACCCCTGCAATTGCAATCGATCAAAAAACAACGAGCAAAAATCCGCGCTCAACCGTGGGAACGATTACGGAGATTTACGATTATCTGCGCCTTTTGTACGCGCGAGTGGGAAAACAGCACTGTCATTTGTGTGGGAAAGAGATTTCCCAGATGTCGGTGGCAGATATTATTGAGCAGGTGTTAAAACTCCCTCCTGAGACAAAACTCTCCATTTTAGCGCCACTGGTGCGTGAGAAAAAAGGAAGTTTTGCAGATATGATCGAATCGCTTCGTCATAAAGGCTATGTGAGAGCTTTGATTGATGGTGTGATGGTTCGTTTGGATGAAGAGGTCGAGCTATTAAAAACCAAAAAGCATACGATTAAAGTCATTATCGACCGTGTGGTGGTGCGAGATGAAAACAGAGACCGCATCGCTACCGACATTGAAAAAGCGCTCTTGGAGAGTTATGGTGAAGTCGAATTAGACATTTCCAATGCCGAAGAAGTAGGCTTAACAACCTCTCACATTCACTACAGTGAGCATTTGGCGTGTTTTGATTGTAAGATCAGTTTTGAACCGCTTGAACCACTCTCGTTTTCGTTTAACTCGCCTAAAGGGGCATGTCCTACGTGCGATGGTTTAGGCATTCGCTATACTCTCGATCTTAAAAAAATCATCAATGAACATGTGAGCATCGAAGAGGGTGCGATTAAAATATTTTACGGATTTAACAAAAGCTTTTACGCTAAATTTTTACAAGCCTTTTGTGAGGCGGCAGGCATTAATACCAAGATACCGTATGAAGAGTTAGAAGAATTCCAACAAAAAGCCATTTTACACGGTGGCGTGGAAGATGCGACTTTCTTCTGGAAAAAACATAAGCTAACCCGTAAATGGGAAGGTGTCATTAAAATTGCCTACGATATGCTCAAAGATGAAAAAGAACTCGGCGATTACATGAGCGAAAAGACGTGCGACACGTGTGGTGGATACCGTCTAAAAAAAGAGAGTTTGGCAGTTCGTTTGGCGAAGAAAAACATCGCCGATATTTTGGAATTTCCTATCGATCAATGCCTTGCTTTTTTCCAAGATGAAAAGAACTTTGCTTCGATGAAACCACAGCAGAAGATGATTTCAGAGCCGATTTTAAAAGAGATCAAAGAGCGTCTGTTCTTCTTGTTTGATGTGGGACTAGGCTACATCAGCCTAGGACGCGATGCGAGAACGATCAGTGGTGGTGAGGCACAGCGTATTCGTATTGCTTCACAAATTGGTAGTGGTTTGACGGGCGTTATGTACGTGCTCGATGAACCTAGTATCGGTTTGCATGAAAGAGATACCCTTAAACTCATCCGAACGCTTCGTAGTTTGCAGAAAAAAGGCAACTCGGTGATTGTCGTTGAACACGATAAAGAGACGATTAAAACTGCTGATTTTATTGTCGACATTGGACCAGGAGCGGGAAAGTTTGGAGGGGAAGTTGTCTTCCAAGGTACAAATGAGGAACTTTTAAAAAGCAATACCTTAACTGCGCAATATCTCAATGGCACGAAGGTCATTCACTATCGCAAGAACCGTAAGCAAGAGCGTTGGATAGAGCTTAATCATGTTACGATCAACAATATTCAAAACCTTGATGTCAAAATTCCTTTAGGCAATCTGGTTGCGATTACGGGTGTGAGCGGAAGTGGTAAGAGCTCACTTATTCTTCAAACCTTACTTCCTGTTGCCAAAGAGTATCTTAACCGCGCGAAAAAAGTGAATAAAGTCGCGGGTGTTGAATGTATAGGACTTGATCAGCTCGATAAAGTCATCTACCTTGACCAAAGCCCCATTGGCAGAACCCCACGAAGTAATCCTGCAACGTATACCGGTGTGATGGATGAGATTCGAGCGCTGTTTGCGAAAACCAAAGAGGCGCAGATTCGAGGTTACAATGTGGGACGATTTTCGTTTAATGTTAAAGGGGGACGTTGTGAGAAGTGTCAAGGCGATGGCGAAATTAAGATAGAGATGCACTTTTTACCTGACATCATGGTGAAGTGTGATGTCTGTAAAGGGCAACGCTATAACGCACAAACATTAGAGATTAAGTATAAAGGGAAGTCTATCTCAGATGTTTTAAATATGAGTGTTGATGAAGCCTATGACTTTTTTAAAGCAATTCCTAAAATTAACCAAAAAATTCAAACACTCTCCGATGTTGGTTTGGGGTACATCACTTTAGGTCAAAATGCTGTGACTCTGAGTGGTGGTGAGGCACAGCGTATTAAACTTGCTAAAGAGCTGAGCAAGAAGGATACAGGCAATACATTGTACGTTTTGGACGAGCCAACGACGGGTTTACACTTCGCAGATGTGGACAGACTGGTAAAAGTGTTACATCATCTCACAGATATGGGTAACAGTGTATTGGTCATTGAACATAATATGGATGTCATCAAAAATGCAGACTATATGATCGATATGGGACCCGACGGAGGAAGCTACGGAGGGCGTATTATCGCAGTTGGAACGCCTTTAGAGGTTGCACGAGATGCCTCAAAAACAGAAAGTTATACGGGAAAATTTTTAGCACAAGAACTAGCATCAGAGAAGAAATCCTAG
- a CDS encoding cation:dicarboxylate symporter family transporter, whose protein sequence is MHYTIKSLAFWVIFGIIAGIALGMVDPKLATQAKPGIDWFIQALKWLVGPIIFLTIISGIVGLESLKEVGSIGLKALIYFEIVSTFALAIGVLFGNLFGPGHGMNLSVDSLDPKSVAKFTTTGDVGSIWSILKNAVPSDPITPFLNGNTLQVLTMALVLALLIAAFGGKHKATILKPLEIVQNFFFKILTILMWLSPIASFSAMAFLIGKFGVASLINMASLLGVMAISVLVFVFGVLGIIMAIFKINIFKFMRFIAKEVLIVFATSSSESALAPLMRRLEAAGVSRGTTGLVIPTGYSFNLDCTNIYLSLSIIFISQAFNIPLTLGEELSIIFILMVTSKGAVGVTGSGFIVLAGTLSAMGGVIPVVTVAVLLGVDKFMSEMRAVGNLCGNAVAAVVVGAWDKQIDMDKFRYALDHPETVEDTIPG, encoded by the coding sequence ATGCACTATACGATAAAAAGTTTGGCCTTTTGGGTTATCTTTGGCATTATCGCAGGTATTGCTCTTGGTATGGTTGATCCTAAACTGGCAACGCAAGCAAAGCCTGGAATTGATTGGTTTATTCAAGCGTTGAAATGGCTTGTTGGACCGATTATCTTCTTAACCATTATTTCAGGTATTGTTGGACTTGAAAGTCTTAAAGAAGTCGGTTCCATTGGATTAAAAGCATTAATCTATTTTGAAATCGTAAGTACCTTTGCGTTGGCAATCGGTGTACTTTTTGGAAATCTGTTTGGACCTGGGCATGGAATGAATCTTTCTGTTGATTCGCTAGATCCTAAAAGTGTTGCTAAATTTACAACCACAGGTGACGTTGGGTCTATATGGTCTATCCTCAAAAATGCAGTTCCAAGTGACCCTATTACACCATTTTTGAATGGTAATACACTTCAAGTATTAACGATGGCATTGGTTTTAGCTCTTTTGATCGCTGCTTTTGGTGGAAAACATAAAGCGACTATTTTAAAACCACTTGAAATTGTTCAAAACTTTTTCTTCAAAATTTTAACGATTTTGATGTGGTTAAGCCCTATCGCATCTTTTAGTGCAATGGCATTTTTGATTGGTAAATTTGGTGTTGCATCACTGATCAATATGGCAAGTTTATTGGGTGTTATGGCTATCTCTGTACTTGTATTTGTTTTTGGTGTGCTCGGTATCATCATGGCAATCTTCAAAATCAACATTTTCAAATTTATGCGTTTTATCGCTAAAGAGGTATTGATTGTATTTGCAACGTCATCCAGTGAATCTGCATTGGCTCCATTGATGCGTCGTCTAGAAGCTGCTGGTGTTAGTCGTGGAACAACAGGTCTTGTTATTCCAACGGGTTATTCGTTTAACCTTGATTGTACAAATATCTATCTTTCACTCTCCATTATCTTTATTTCTCAAGCATTCAATATTCCATTGACACTTGGCGAAGAGTTAAGTATCATCTTTATTTTGATGGTTACCTCAAAAGGTGCTGTAGGTGTAACAGGTTCTGGTTTTATTGTTCTTGCGGGAACTTTGTCTGCAATGGGTGGCGTAATTCCTGTTGTTACCGTTGCGGTACTTTTGGGTGTCGATAAATTTATGAGCGAAATGAGAGCGGTAGGTAACCTTTGTGGTAATGCGGTTGCTGCTGTTGTTGTTGGTGCATGGGATAAACAGATCGATATGGATAAATTCAGATACGCATTAGATCATCCAGAGACTGTTGAAGACACAATTCCTGGTTAA
- a CDS encoding cation:dicarboxylate symporter family transporter, with protein sequence MSKKKGSKKDWKYYTVKSLAFWVVTAIITGVAFGMIDPENAIKAKPGIDWFIQALKWLVGPIIFLTIISGIVGLESLKEVGSIGLKAFIYFEVVSTFALAIGVLFGNILKPGHGMNLSIESLDASSVESFTKASHENASAWSILKSAIPTDPITPFIHGNTLQVLVMALVLAVLISAFGDKYKPIILKPLEKVQEFFFKLLTIVMWLSPLASFSAMAFLIGKFGITSLIGMASLLGVMFVSILAFIFGVLGIILWFYQINVFKFMRFIAKEVLIVFATSSSESALAPLMRRLESAGVSRGTTGLVIPTGYSFNLDCTNIYLSLSIIFLAQAFNIPLTLSHELSIIFILMVASKGAVGVTGSGFIVLAGTLSAMGDVIPVVTVAVLLGVDKFMSEMRAVGNLCGNAVAAVVVGAWDKQIDMEKFKYSLDHPESVTDAIPG encoded by the coding sequence GTGAGCAAGAAAAAGGGAAGTAAGAAAGATTGGAAGTACTATACCGTTAAAAGTTTGGCTTTTTGGGTCGTTACAGCAATTATTACAGGTGTCGCATTTGGTATGATTGATCCAGAGAATGCTATTAAGGCAAAACCTGGAATCGATTGGTTTATTCAAGCATTGAAGTGGCTTGTTGGGCCAATTATTTTCTTAACAATTATTTCAGGTATTGTTGGGCTTGAAAGTCTCAAAGAGGTTGGCTCCATTGGACTAAAAGCTTTCATTTACTTTGAAGTGGTGAGTACCTTTGCCCTTGCGATTGGGGTACTTTTCGGAAATATTCTTAAGCCTGGACATGGAATGAATCTTTCTATTGAGTCTTTAGATGCCTCAAGTGTAGAGAGTTTTACTAAAGCGAGTCATGAGAATGCTTCCGCTTGGAGCATTCTTAAAAGTGCTATTCCGACAGATCCTATTACTCCATTTATTCATGGTAATACACTTCAAGTTTTGGTGATGGCTCTTGTTCTTGCCGTATTAATTTCAGCATTTGGGGATAAATACAAACCTATCATTTTAAAGCCACTGGAAAAAGTACAAGAGTTTTTCTTTAAACTTCTAACCATTGTTATGTGGCTCAGCCCCCTTGCCAGCTTTAGTGCTATGGCATTTTTAATTGGTAAATTTGGTATTACTTCACTCATTGGTATGGCAAGCTTATTGGGCGTTATGTTTGTTTCTATCTTAGCTTTTATCTTTGGTGTGTTAGGAATCATTTTATGGTTCTATCAAATCAATGTTTTCAAGTTTATGCGCTTTATCGCTAAAGAAGTCTTGATCGTTTTTGCAACATCATCAAGTGAATCTGCATTAGCTCCATTGATGCGCCGCCTTGAATCAGCGGGAGTGAGTCGAGGAACGACGGGGTTAGTTATCCCTACAGGATATTCATTTAATCTAGATTGTACCAATATTTATTTATCGCTATCTATTATTTTTCTTGCGCAAGCTTTTAATATACCTTTGACACTTTCGCATGAACTGTCTATTATTTTTATTTTGATGGTTGCCTCAAAAGGTGCCGTTGGGGTAACAGGTTCTGGCTTTATTGTTCTTGCAGGAACCTTATCTGCTATGGGTGATGTCATTCCTGTTGTGACCGTTGCCGTACTCCTTGGTGTTGATAAATTTATGAGTGAGATGAGAGCGGTTGGCAATCTCTGTGGCAATGCCGTTGCTGCCGTTGTTGTTGGTGCATGGGATAAACAGATCGATATGGAAAAATTTAAATATTCACTGGATCATCCAGAAAGTGTTACAGACGCAATCCCTGGTTAA
- a CDS encoding HDOD domain-containing protein, which produces MLEEIAERIKALPPLPKSFHQMTLICQDPNASSADLARVIEEDPMMVANLLKVANSPLYNFRREIKSVLQAVSLFGMSTTRSLVTDMSIKKLLQVDMAPYGVTPEEFAAISGLQSALMVQWYSKIDATKADFLFLAALLQETGKILIADEIVKNDEMYQFRSEIENSNNIADVEKMFVRMTSSEVAGLIFKHWKFEEKMVKAIEYVDALGVAPVDIRPYAVALKVVKTAIPINAPLSDRSINLALNILEKEKLDKQVFLETVTKLKEYY; this is translated from the coding sequence ATGCTAGAAGAAATTGCTGAGCGCATCAAAGCACTTCCTCCCCTCCCTAAAAGTTTTCATCAGATGACGCTCATTTGCCAAGACCCTAATGCGAGTTCAGCAGACCTTGCACGGGTGATTGAAGAAGACCCTATGATGGTTGCTAACTTATTGAAAGTCGCTAATTCTCCTTTGTATAACTTTAGACGAGAGATCAAAAGCGTACTACAAGCCGTGAGCCTTTTTGGAATGTCCACCACTCGCTCTTTAGTCACCGATATGTCGATTAAAAAATTGTTACAAGTGGACATGGCACCGTATGGCGTTACGCCTGAAGAGTTTGCCGCTATCTCTGGATTGCAAAGTGCATTGATGGTTCAGTGGTACAGCAAGATTGATGCAACGAAAGCAGATTTTCTTTTTCTGGCGGCACTTTTGCAAGAGACAGGTAAAATTTTGATTGCCGATGAAATCGTCAAAAATGATGAAATGTATCAATTCCGTTCTGAAATCGAAAATAGTAATAATATTGCTGATGTTGAAAAAATGTTTGTCAGAATGACAAGTAGCGAAGTGGCAGGGCTTATTTTTAAACATTGGAAATTTGAAGAAAAAATGGTGAAAGCGATTGAATACGTTGATGCTCTTGGCGTTGCTCCCGTAGATATTCGTCCTTACGCCGTTGCTTTAAAAGTGGTTAAAACTGCTATCCCCATTAATGCACCGCTGAGTGATCGAAGTATTAACCTTGCACTCAATATTCTTGAAAAAGAGAAACTTGATAAACAAGTATTTCTTGAGACTGTGACAAAACTCAAAGAATACTACTAA